A portion of the Anser cygnoides isolate HZ-2024a breed goose chromosome 25, Taihu_goose_T2T_genome, whole genome shotgun sequence genome contains these proteins:
- the PRICKLE4 gene encoding prickle-like protein 4 yields MSLPSPAWPQRDEPPPCGTATGLPPASSDSDSGCALEEYLEPPADPAPPEVPVRFESRSPEPASPADRSRLHVKALLQQLPPQDCDERYCPGLAEEERKQLRAFSARRRREALGQGLACPVPGPCHGCPCKECGRRLNKGDPGISASRLGDQFWHPSCFSCHFCRQPLVDLIYFQQDGRIYCGRHHAELFRPRCASCDQLIFMEECIEAEGRRWHPEHFCCLECDVPLRGQRYVMRSGRPCCRGCFESLFAEPCQACGDPIGVDSEEATHQGLHWHARAPCFCCSLCRKPLRGQPLTARHGRLFCSESCSLGRDAASSASDSSDSAFVSAPSPDSTPVSRAGHAARTATGSASAAGACRHRAEGAEMFLDQASLHPAFRSLEDHEAATERSRDAAHAGMQGPPGSPQPGTEGPKGLGAPGHPVLGASGARTPAGDGNPHLQAGLSPALHSPRPDDIDLQDIAEEDDSWCPTCSSSSDSDSEEEGFFFGKPIPKPGMSSLGREPPERAGCRTAKLRGSSKHCSVS; encoded by the exons ATGTCCCTGCCGAGCCCCGCATGGCCCCAGCGAGACGAGCCCCCCCCCTGCGGCACCGCCACCGGCCTCCCTCCAGCCTCGTCCGACAGCGACTCCGGCTGTGCCCTGGAAGAGTACCTGGAGCCCCCCGCAGACCCCGCGCCCCCCGAG GTCCCCGTGCGCTTTGAGAGCCGCTCGCCGGAGCCTGCCTCTCCCGCTGACCGGAGCCGGCTCCACGTCaaagccctcctgcagcagctgcctcctcAGGACTGCGAT GAGCGGTACTGCCCTGGCCTCgcggaggaggagaggaagcagcTCCGAGCGTTCAGCGCCCGCCGGAGACGGGAggcgctggggcaggggctggcatGTCCCGTGCCAGGTCCCTGCCACGGCTGTCCCTGCAAGGAG TGCGGCCGGAGGCTGAACAAAGGCGACCCCGGGATTTCGGCGTCCCGGCTGGGAGACCAGTTCTGGCACCCGTCCTGCTtctcctgccacttctgccgCCAGCCCCTGGTGGACCTCATCTACTTCCAGCAGGACGGGAGGATTTACTGCGGCCGGCACCACGCCGAGCTCTTCCGGCCCCGCTGCGCCTCCTGCGACCAG CTGATCTTCATGGAGGAGTGCATCGAGGCGGAGGGCCGGCGCTGGCACCCGGAGCACTTCTGCTGCCTGGAGTGCGACGTGCCGCTGCGCGGGCAGCGCTACGTGATGAGGAGCGGGCGGCCCTGTTGCCGCGGCTGCTTCGAGAGCCTCTTCGCCGAGCCGTGCCAGGCCTGCGGGGACCCCATTG GTGTCGACAGCGAGGAGGCCACGCACCAGGGGCTCCACTGGCACGCCCGAGCcccctgcttctgctgcagcctgtgccGAAAGCCGCTGCGGGGGCAGCCCCTCACCGCTCGCCACGGGCGGCTCTTCTGCTCCgagagctgcagcctggggcGGGACGCGGCCTCCAGCGCCTCCGACTCCTCCGACTCGGCCTTCGTCTCGGCCCCGTCCCCCGACTCGACGCCCGTCTCCCGAGCCGGCCACGCAGCCAGGACCGCCACCGGGAGCGCCTCGGCGGCTGGGGCATGCAGGCATCGGGCGGAAGGGGCCG AGATGTTTCTGGATCAGGCCTCCCTGCATCCTGCGTTCAGGAGCCTCGAGGACCACGAAGCAGCCACGGAGAGGAGCAGGGACGCAGCGCACGCGGGGATGCAGGGGCCaccgggcagcccccagcccggcacAGAGGGTCCCAAGGGGCTTGGAGCCCCAGGCCACCCGGTTTTGGGGGCTTCTGGTGCCCGAACCCCAGCAGGTGACGGAAACCCACACCTCCAAGCGGGGCTGTCCCCCGCCCTACACAGCCCACGGCCAGACGACATCGACCTGCAGGACATCGCGGAAGAGGATGACTCCTGGTGTCCCACCTGCTCCTCATCTTCGGACTCGGACTCGGAAGAGGAGGGCTTCTTCTTTGGGAAGCCCATTCCCAAGCCCGGGATGAGCTCCCTGGGCAGGGAGCCCCCGGAGCGGGCCGGGTGCAGGACGGCGAAGCTGCGGGGCAGCAGCAAGCACTGCAGCGTGTCCTAG
- the LOC106045897 gene encoding collagen alpha-1(I) chain-like, protein MFSNKCRRRGHPAAPWEPGPWQPRPHAPSPQDNWYEPPWERQPWRGGHNRHPPGPRHPRPFPGPANFHRMEEDRRWAPHDCPRPPPPWHYREEYQRPEENFTEDSYPVPPLFAPGCFAWSEFSREEQHPADFPWEQGAFQEGCPPWRSRGLRQKRCRLLRHVQQETSAYHGPASPQLSKGKHASSKSSQSCPQQSQPGGKEEPQHPDAPQPASACKDSVQSGGQVDEGLPAASGEVSEPPAPAASPQKSPATDPQAAEQEPAAEAKLVEPEDGQKAAGSQGQGPSALETEPVLPENTCTGKEEDFEQVEPCSQSAPEAGAGAGSQPRSPSAPPEPAGTGSAAASPGVEVSPGAAVEPDAQPSQASSDVCTEPAASPGTGHPPVGGTELAAGCQPSLCSTLSAPSPASTDLRSAAVLARKKEIELSYQQFSLTIAVVATMLLQKEPSMEAALGLALRANLRQVRTHHLQELEDFIDSYDSSTPSP, encoded by the exons ATGTTCTCCAACAAGTGCCGCAGGAGGGGGCACCCGGCCGCTCCCTGGGAG cctggtCCGTGGCAGCCCAGACCCCACGCTCCCAGCCCCCAGGACAACTGGTACGAGCCGCCGTGGGAGCGCCAGCCCTGGAGAGGCGGGCATAACAGGCACCCG CCCGGtccccggcacccccggccTTTCCCCGGCCCCGCCAACTTCCATAGGAtggaggaggacaggaggtgGGCACCGCACGACTGTCCCCGTCCGCCACCCCCCTGGCACTACAGAGAAGAGTACCAAAGACCCGAGGAAAACTTTACCGAGGACTCGTACCCG GTGCCGCCGCTGTTTGCCCCGGGCTGCTTCGCCTGGTCTGAGTTCTCCAGAGAGGAGCAGCACCCCGCCGACTTCCCATG GGAGCAAGGAGCCTTCCAGGAAGGCTGCCCGCCCTGGCGCTCTCGTGGCCTGCGCCAGAAACGCTGCCGACTCCTTCGCCATGTCCAGCAAGAGACGTCGGCGTACCACGGCCCGgcctctccccagctctccaAAG GGAAGCACGCGTCCTCCAAGTCCTCCCAGTCCTGcccccagcagagccagccagGAGGCAAGGAGGAGCCGCAGCACCCCGACGCTCCCCAGCCAGCTAGCGCCTGCAAAGACAGCGTGCAGAGCGGGGGGCAGGTGGATGAG GGCCTGCCGGCAGCGAGCGGAGAGGTGTCGGAGCCCCCCGCGCCAGCAGCCTCCCCGCAGAAGAGCCCAGCCACTGATCCTCAGGCTGCGGAGCAGGAGCCAGCGGCAGAAGCAAAGCTG GTCGAGCCAGAAGACGGGCAGaaagctgcaggcagccagggccAGGGCCCCTCTGCTTTGGAAACGGAGCCAGTCCTGCCGGAGAACACCTGTACCGGGAAGGAGGAGGACTTCGAGCAG GTAGAGCCGTGCAGCCAAAGTGCCCCCGAGGCCGGAGCAGGTGCTGGGTCACAACCCCgcagcccctcagcccctccgGAGCCTGCTGGGACGGGCAGCGCCGCAGCTAGCCCGGGTGTGGAG GTCtcaccaggagctgctgtggagCCCGATGCGCAGCCCAGCCAGGCCAGCTCCGATGTCTGCACCGAGCCAGCAGCgtcacctgggacagggcaccCTCCTGTGGGTGGGACGGAGCTG gctgcaggctgccagcccTCGCTCTGCTCCACGCTCTCCGCACCCTCCCCGGCCAGCACGGACCTGCGCTCCGCCGCTGTCCTTGCCAGGAAAAAGGAGATCGAGCTG TCCTACCAGCAGTTCAGCCTGACCATCGCCGTGGTGGCCACgatgctgctgcagaaggagccCTCCATGGAggcggcgctggggctggcGCTGAGGGCCAACCTGCGCCAGGTGCGCACCCACCacctccaggagctggaggactTCATCGACAGCTACGactccagcacccccagcccctga
- the TOMM6 gene encoding mitochondrial import receptor subunit TOM6 homolog, with the protein MAASGAVAAGGPAAPRQGLGGWLRGLLRFAADRNDFRRNLLLNVGLFAAGVWVARNLTDIDLMAPQPAA; encoded by the exons atggcggcgagcggcgcggtggcggcgggcggcccggcGGCCCCCCGGCAGGGCCTGGGCGGgtggctgcgggggctgctgcgCTTCGCCGCCGACAGGAACGACTTCCGCAG GAACCTGCTGCTCAACGTGGGGCTGTTCGCCGCCGGCGTCTGGGTGGCCCGCAACCTGACGGACATCGACCTCATGGCCCCGCAGCCCGCGGCGTAG